The Cygnus olor isolate bCygOlo1 chromosome 2, bCygOlo1.pri.v2, whole genome shotgun sequence genome contains the following window.
GTTTAAATTTGCATGtccaaaattttacttttgcaaGTGCATATGAATACATTGTGGTGTTGTACAAAGTTCATTAATGACAAATTAAGTcacagtataaaaatatatcatacAACTATAGGTCTAGTATAGTCCTTTTTTCTATGggtaaaaatacatctgaatgAGACAGGGAGGTTTGTAGCACCATGAGAGGAGTTGTATCCCAAGTTACATTAGCAGCATGATCCAATATAACAATATTGCAGGAGTGTTTCTGAGGAGATAAACATTCACTCTGGTTCAACTGTACCACTGAAGCTTATACTGAAAAGTGTTTACATATGATTAGCAATAGTTCTGTGTCACTTCCAGGGCTAGATAACTGTTATCAAAAGACACTGCCTTCCAACAAAGTAAGACACCCTTATTACATAAAAAGCTTTGGGACTATCCAAACACATTTTGAGCTACTGTGGCATTATTTGCATGTTGAGTGTCACGTAAGTAGGCTATGGTTTTAATTGTACACTGGGAAGATGCAGGATGGGCAGCTAAGTCTATACAGTTTACTACATACCAGGTaagtacatttatttcagaGGCTTATCTAGAGACCGAGAAGAATACAGGATAAGCTGCTAAACCAGTGTATGAGACAGACATAACGAAGGATGCAGTCCTGCTCCCCTTGACGCTTACGGatgcaggatcaggccctaaGTTAACTTCAGACAGCAGCATAGCGTTGATAGCataggataaaaaaaatctgcatcaaATACTGCGTGTTAAGTATTTCTGCAATAGTTTACCATCCAGAACTCCAGAGGACACAGTTTACAACTGGTGAGGACAAactcctaattttttttttctgactggtATTCAAAATGGCAGTAGAAGACAGTGTAGTTTGAAACATGTAAACCTAGTAAAAACCATTGTAAAACCCTTAAGAAAGACACACTGGTTCTGTGCAATATAGCAAATTGATaagaaaacactgtaaaaatgtaCCTGTTTAAAATTACAATGTCTACCATTTTGTACACAAAGCATTATACCAAAGGCCTACATATATGTAATCTAATGGCACTTGAAACAAATTATAATAAAAGGttttataataaaaagcatAACCTGTAAGAAACTTTCTTAAAAGGTttaggtttttcttttgaaagtgcTATATCTTGTAATATGTGTAACATAGAGGTTGAccaagctttattttaaaaaatattggcCTATAATACATGTTTAGCTCACTAGGCAAATGATCCTGAAAATATGTACTCTTAACATTCATTATTAGCTTAATAAAGCAATCAGCTCTGGCTCATGTTTCAGTCAGTATATGGTTTTTAAAAACCGCTACTGCCAAATTAACAATAAATCACTCTATTCCACAATTTACTACTAAATAAAGCACAAGCAACAagtacacaaaaatatatatattaaagaaaaaaaaaaaaagaccttacTAGAAGTTTAGAAGTTGCACAAAGAGTGGTGCATGATCAGCCagccctcccccctccctcaaAGCATCAATTTGAAACCTAGAAAACAGGGtttaaaaactgacattttagtGGCCAATAATGACTCTGCCTAAACATTATTTGAAAGCACTAAGGTGTTAATATTGCTTAGTGTCAAACCTGCTTCCACGTAATCATACATCCTCGTTCAGCGGCACGCTAACTTGGCCGACTGAAGCCCTGACTGAATGAGGTTCAATATCTTGTCTGAGGTCCCTACTTCTCGAGTGAAATGTACGTCTACCTCTGAAGTGAAATGTCAACCCCTGCTCAGGAAGCTAAGGCACTAACCAAGTGGTAAGGACTCCGGCTAAGTACTAAGAACTGGGTGTTGGCCGAGTGTTTGTtgtgatgtgtgtttttttttttttaatcaagtctAATCAGAAACTGAGACTGATAAGCAGGTGGCACTGCCTCTTGTTGCATGTTAGATGCGCCACATCAAATCCCTTCCGCGACTAGTCTGGCAGAGCATCTGGCAGCGGCAGGTGAGATTAAACTTACTGGCGATGCCTGAACGAGCAAATTCCTCCATGCCATACCAAAAACTCCAGCTTTGAAGCTCCTGGTGCCTGCACATTCCCTGCCCAAGAGGAAGAGTGCTGCCCATCAATTCTGCAGCCGCTGCCAGAGCCGCCCGTGAGATGCTGAGCGCTCGCAGCTTCCCTCTGCCAAGGGAAAGCTCCACGCGGGGCAGAGCCCACCGGAGGAATGAAGTCCATTGATCTTCATTCCTAATTGATTTAAAAGACTGAGAGTAAAGCCAACTTCTCCCTATATGCATTGTGGTTGCTGATTTAAACCGGAATTACATTCTGCTGCATTCACCTTGTGCTCTGTTCACCTGTGTTTTTCTATCCTTTATAAAGgtgacgaaaaaaaaaaaaagcaatattgaaCAAATCATTCAACTAAAGATGTAAGTAAGCAAGCGATCTGTTTCATAGAAACCAGAGGAAGCAGTCATGAAGCAGAGCTAAAAGCCCACTTTGAGATAACATGCTCCTAAACCCAAAATCTAGGAGTAGTTTGTAGAATTTCAAAAGGTATTTTCCTTATTAATACATCCTTATTTTAATGCCTTTggaacaaaaacacatttataaaaatgttatctttcagtaataaaatttaaatacacatATGTATAAAATAGTAAAACTACACCTGCATATTGCTcctagaattaaaaacaaagtaggAGCTACTGATAAAACATCCGGAGCATGAGCTCCTTAAATGGGAGcaacttttgtttctgtgaagtATATTTAGTTTAACCACTTAAAACCTTGTATGAATCCTCATTATTGTTTGAGAGATACTAACGTacttgatttctattttttaattccttgtaCAAAAATGACAAGGAAAAGCGTGTTATTGTTGAATTACAGCAAATCTAGTTTGCTTTCATGCAtcacaggtttgtttttttttttttctttttcctcttttggttATTAGGGGTTGGGGAATAGAATATATTGCATTAGGTAAAAGTGGTGTAAGCAATATGCTTTTACTTCACTCCTAAGAGTCCTGTCTTTAAATCTTGGCAGTGGGCAAAAAGTCCCTAACCAAGTACCCAGGTGTAGAAAGTATGATTAACATCTAACTTGTTGCTTAGGAGGACATAACACACCATGTAACACAACTGAAAAGTCcattccaataaaaaaaaatattaaaaactggtATTTGCAAATTTACATTCACTCTCTGACTGCACACTAATATTGAACTGAAAATAGATACACACTTTCTGGCTGGACTCGATCCACCCTTTGGCGGTGGCAGATGGGAGAAGACTGATGCCTACAAATGTGAATACGCTATTGGAAGATTCCTATGCAGTACTCTTTCTATGCtactaaagagaaaaaacagcaagttaagaattaaaacaagaactgcgacaaaatattctgcattaCTAAATTACAACACTTTTATATTTCAAGATCAGCCATTaattttgcctgttttcctcTACCAGAGTCATGAAAGCACAACACAGTTCCAAATTCAACTTGAAACTTTTGTCATTTAGGCAAGCAGAGATTCTCTGTTGAAATTCTGTTCAGCCatgattttacaaaattaaactatattttttcttccaatattCATAACAGGCCACAACAATTTAAGccagaaaatggcaaaatttgTAACACCTTTTATAATGACTTCAATACAAGTCAAAATGTTATatgtacatgtgtatatatgaacttctatatatacacatacaagttttcagaaaaaatctgaattctatatttatttaaaaatttagaatTGTCATTATAGAACAGATCAGATGTCACCATttgggaaaagttttttttttttttggaaagggactggggaatttttttttcccaaatctttAGGAATCTTTGCGATACATGTTTGAACTGGATTCTTTGCAAATGCTGTAATATATAAAAGGTAAAAACGGTAGTTCCACCACTGACATCAATAAAACAGAGTGGCTGGTATGGTtgaaaaaatttttaaaaagggatgCATGTTGAAAGTTTGCTTGGGATGACTTTCTagtgaacattttaaatgtgttaattggcagtgaaaatgaaaacaatacaatgagactttaaaaaaaaaaacaacaaagtaaaCACAGCTGAGAATAAACactttcaaaacattaaaaaatttcTTACTGGCTTCATGAGATTGGTACTGTACAAAAGCAGAGAATTTATAATGTCTTATAGTAGGCACTAAGTTAAAAATGGTCACCTAAGGCATTTCTACAAATAGACAGTAACAAGCCAGCTTTGTACATCCTATTGGAAAGCTTGATGAAATCGTGGTAGGGTGGTGGTTGTGCTTAGACTGCTCGTGAATGCTGCTGACAATGAGTGCAGAGACCCAAGACCTATACTATTGCTAGGATCTTGTGGATCCTGTGTTTGTGGTGGAAGTTGAGTCATAGAAGAATGTGCCTCCTCCTGCGTGTAACTCATTCCAAGGTTTCCCACTGAAACAGAAGGATTATAGGGAGGGCCATTTACAGGTATGAAGTTGAACAGCTGAGAAAAGTCCAATGATGGGGTGTTTAGAGGTTCACTAATAGGAACAGAGCCCTTGGAAAGGGAAACCTCCCCAGACCCATCATCTAGTGGCCCTACTTGTGGATCCAGCCCTAGTTTTGATGAAGATGCTTGAGAATCCTGGGATGAAGAAGGCATACCACTTTGCAACTCCATTAAGTAACTTTCTATTTCCCCTTTCAATGGCTGTTCTTTTTCAGGCATAGAAACTGCGTATGAGGTAGAACTGAGCGGATATTTCAACGATAGCTGGTGAGAAGGGTGGACAGACTCCATATCTATTGGACAAGGCATTCCCAATGGTAATGATGTGGCAACCATTTGGTGTGCAGATGCAGAACTCTGCATGGACTGAATCTGAGTGTTGTAGAGATTTAATTGCAAAGTGTTTGTAAATGGCTTTGATGTCAGTTCACTGGAAGGTAAAGACATCACTGGAAGCAGCTCATCCTTAATAGGCACAGAAACGTTGCAGGTAAAGGGATCTAGAAGGTCCATTGGCTCTGTTTTGACCTTCAAAAGTTCTTGGTTGTGACTTTTCTTCATGTGGCGCGTTAGGTGATCCTTCCGCCCAAATCTCTGTGCACAGTACTGACAGAGGAAGTCCTTTCTTCCAGTGTGCACTACCATGTGTCTACGGACATCCTTTCGGGTGTAGAACCGACGATCACAGTGTTCACActggtgttttttctccttcactccACCCGATGACTTGCCTGCATGAGTTTTTAggtgctccagcagcactcCTGTGCTTTCAAAAGTCTGCAAACATACCTTACAGGTGAGGTCACCGCTTGTTGCTGCATGCAAAGCCAGGTGACGTTTGAACCCAAGCTTGGTATTGTAGTTCTTTCCACATTCTTCACACTTAAAGGCCTCTTTGTTGGGATTGTGTGTATGTAGGTGATTCTTTAGGTGATCTTTTCGGTGAAACATTTTCTCACAATAATTACACTTGTGGGTTTTCTCAGGAGAATGAGTAGCCATATGCCTTTAAACACAGATATATTCTGTAAGTAATTATTTTGATCAAAAAACACACGTGCTCATTTTTTAATGGCAGCTAAATACTACACTAAGGTTGCTTTGCAACAGAACCTTTTAACTGAAAGCATGACACTACAAAGACAGTttgacaaattaaaatatagcaAAACACGAGCCATTTCTCTTAAATTGACACTTTAGTTTTGGTGGGTTTTAGCTACTGTAACAGGGGTATAAGGGCAAGTATGAAAGTACTTGTGTAAAAGTCCATAGCCAAAAAATTTCAGTCCATACTCTTTTCTTGTGACAATTCcttatacaaatgaaaattctattctcattaagaaaacaaacaaacagaaaacaaaaacagaaaacaaattaagaaacaaaatcaaagacaTTAGCTTGCAAACTTATGTAATTTAGATTTCTAGAAACAATCCAATGGCTACTTTTAATTAACACATCCTCTCTGCAATCAGCTGAAGGCGTACACAAATATATACTTTTACACGGCTTAACACGGCCAACATAAAATAGATAATATAATCTGAAAGATAAATAGAGTTTAATACCTTAGTAATTTGTACTTAGAAACAAAGGCCTTGGTGCAGTCTTGTTGTGTGCACTTGTAGGGCCTCTCTCCTGTGTGAGAGTATGAGTGAACCTTTAATTTCTCAACACTGTTAAAGGCCTTGTCACACAGTTGGCAAGGAAAgttttttcttggtttggtTTCACCACGCTTACGTTTCCCTGAAGGGACTTTCTGGGTATCTCTTACTTCTGACAAATCACCAGGAATGACAGTGGCCATCGCAGCCTAAACCAGGCCTTCTTGTTGGACACTTGGGAATTGCCCAACTCCACTAAATGATTTAGCTTTAGATGGCTTCTCAAGTTTCATGTGGTcgtaaaagaaagcaaaaggggactggaaaaaaaaaataagaaacaactAGTTTGTAACTAAACTTAAATTTTGAAGTTTACTTGCTATGTGATGCTTCtgaataaaacttaaaaataaaattaggttCAGCTGGTCTAATGTAATACCTGTAGGTTTCTTTACACTATTTGCTGCAACTCTTAAAATGCATTGCTCAGGATGAACAGATCCACATATGCCCTGAAATTACACCTCACAACTTTCCCCTCAGGCATTGACGGAGAACAGCAAAGTTTCTGTCAGATTTCAGGAGGCATCAGACAAAGAACTCACTTCAGAACATATGAAGATGGCTTTTGGCAGCTTCAGGTTTCAAAGGAATTAAAGCTGTGCCTGTGGTGTTTGTACggacatacacacacatgcacgcacacatgcacatacacagttatcaaaatgaaaatctgtacGTCTTGAAATGCAACTGGGTGTTTGAAAATCGATgtgaaaagcagtgttttgacagcctggggtgggggtggggggcgcAAAGCTCATATTCTCTGATATACCGGCTCATTTTGGTTACTGTCTGTGTGCCTATTCTAGCAAAACGCACACATTTCCAATAATTTGTAATGCCTAGTGAAGTTCTCCTCTGCTAACGGAGGCTCAATGTGTTAATAACAGAAACCTCACAGATTAGGCTTTTTATCAGCCCGGCACGGGAAACCCACATCCTCCTCACACCACCCTGCAAGGCACAAGGGTTTTAAGCATTGAGGTTAGCTGGGGATGAAGGCTCTTGGTCCTCCAAGAGGAACTCAGCCCCTCCTGGGGTTCTGCACACTGTGAACTAAACCGGCAGCCTTCAGCTCCAGGAGGTGGGTGATGCTCACATCTGAGTTGTTGCCAAGAACGGCTTTAAACTCGCAATCTGGTAACATATAGTAGCAACTGGGCGCCTGTGATTACAGGGTACTCAACAATCCTCCATTGTCAGAAGACGCTGACAGCTTTTATTTGATCGCTGGAGCACAATTGCTACTTTAGATACCCAAACCGGTGCTACCCGTGATGGAAAGGGTCAAACGCGAGGTCTGCAgtggcaggggcagagaggaggaTGGCGGAAGGGCAGCACCCAACGCATGCAGCGGGCAGGGCCGAAAAGCCCCCAGATTTGGCCTTTCTCTGGCAAAAGCAGCAATCCCCCCCCACCCTGGTGTCACGGCCCTGCAGCTGCCACCCGACATGGCCTCCGCTGGCACAGCTGTGCGAGAGGAGGCCAGGCGGCAGCAAGGCcgggggcagaggcagggctgggggctcggtGGCCGGCCACCCCCtgtcccctggcagcagggctggggaagccGGCAGCTGTTGGGACAGGtggagcagggcagccaggaGTCAGGCAgggagcaccaggcagcagctgctccggCCTTGTGCCACCTCCCCagtaagcaaaacaaacacatcccagctggcagccagggGAGGCTCGATAGCTCGGAGGTGCCTGCCATAGCCCCAGCGTGGCACTGGAAGAAAGCggggaggaaggaaagcctGTGTTTATGTCAGGACGCGGTAGGACAGGACATGAGGGGTGGGGTGACagcagggggagaaggggaTGTGCCTCTTTAATATCTGCATGTGCATTTTTACGAATGCTTCAGATTCGAGATTTCCATTTGAAACGCATATACAGAGTATGTCTTTGTCTAtgcctcttcctccctcctccccgtAACTTCTCTCTTGTCTTTGTAAGAGGAGAGAAACACTGGCAGAGCAAGATGGAAACCTGCTACCTTTCAACCCTATAGTCTTTGAATAGCAGATTAAGCTATACTATACTCTTAAAGCAAGAAGTTTTGTAAGACCACCTTTCCTCCCCCAGATTTTACACGGAATCACTAGCCTCTTTAAAGATACCCAGCAACAGAAAAGGTGTTTCTTTAAGGACTCTTATTATTTCAG
Protein-coding sequences here:
- the PLAG1 gene encoding zinc finger protein PLAG1 isoform X1 — encoded protein: MATVIPGDLSEVRDTQKVPSGKRKRGETKPRKNFPCQLCDKAFNSVEKLKVHSYSHTGERPYKCTQQDCTKAFVSKYKLLRHMATHSPEKTHKCNYCEKMFHRKDHLKNHLHTHNPNKEAFKCEECGKNYNTKLGFKRHLALHAATSGDLTCKVCLQTFESTGVLLEHLKTHAGKSSGGVKEKKHQCEHCDRRFYTRKDVRRHMVVHTGRKDFLCQYCAQRFGRKDHLTRHMKKSHNQELLKVKTEPMDLLDPFTCNVSVPIKDELLPVMSLPSSELTSKPFTNTLQLNLYNTQIQSMQSSASAHQMVATSLPLGMPCPIDMESVHPSHQLSLKYPLSSTSYAVSMPEKEQPLKGEIESYLMELQSGMPSSSQDSQASSSKLGLDPQVGPLDDGSGEVSLSKGSVPISEPLNTPSLDFSQLFNFIPVNGPPYNPSVSVGNLGMSYTQEEAHSSMTQLPPQTQDPQDPSNSIGLGSLHSLSAAFTSSLSTTTTLPRFHQAFQ
- the PLAG1 gene encoding zinc finger protein PLAG1 isoform X2, encoding MATHSPEKTHKCNYCEKMFHRKDHLKNHLHTHNPNKEAFKCEECGKNYNTKLGFKRHLALHAATSGDLTCKVCLQTFESTGVLLEHLKTHAGKSSGGVKEKKHQCEHCDRRFYTRKDVRRHMVVHTGRKDFLCQYCAQRFGRKDHLTRHMKKSHNQELLKVKTEPMDLLDPFTCNVSVPIKDELLPVMSLPSSELTSKPFTNTLQLNLYNTQIQSMQSSASAHQMVATSLPLGMPCPIDMESVHPSHQLSLKYPLSSTSYAVSMPEKEQPLKGEIESYLMELQSGMPSSSQDSQASSSKLGLDPQVGPLDDGSGEVSLSKGSVPISEPLNTPSLDFSQLFNFIPVNGPPYNPSVSVGNLGMSYTQEEAHSSMTQLPPQTQDPQDPSNSIGLGSLHSLSAAFTSSLSTTTTLPRFHQAFQ